The window GATTAAGAAACAAACTTATTCCGCTACCAAAATTATTGCAGCTTATTTTAGGTGGAACTATCATTTTAGTATTACTAACGTTTGTGATTTCGCAGGTTTTCCCTGGGATGCTAAAATTTTTTGCTGACCGTTTTAGCGAGATTTTTGACCCCACCAGAGAAGATGGAACAGGAAAATTTAGGGCAGATCAACGCCGGGTATATTTTCCTATGGTTTTGGAAAGGCCCTTTTTCGGCTGGACGTTTAAAGGTTTTGAAATGGAAAATCCATTAGTAGATTGGTGGCCTGCAAAATCCGGGCAACATTTCCACGAAGGTTATATGGAAATGCTTTTCTACCACGGTTTTTTCGGCCTAATGCTCAAGTATTTTTATCTAGCTTATTTATTTGTTAAAGCTTTTAGCAGAAGGTTAAATCAAGAGGCAATTGTGCTTATTGCTTTTTCAGTCTCTGGCTTAATATTTTCTTTTAGCTACGTTTTACCATTGGTTTTTTGGGGTCATGTAGGGCTTTGTCTTTATTACTTGGAAAGAGTTCCGGCAGAAGAAGCTAATGAAAGTGTGGCTATAGATCTTAATGCACAAAACGAAAGCATTAAACCCATTCAATCAGAAAATCATCAATTGTCCAATCGCAAACTCATTAATTCTTAATTATGAATTATATATGTACATGGTTCTGTGCAGATAATCCAGGTGAAGAAAGTATATATCCCCAAACGGGAGAAAAATCATCTGGTAAAAAACACCAAAATATTTATTGGCGCTGTATAATTTTATTTTTTGCAACAAGCAAAAGGTTTAACAAAACGCAGAAACACATCTTATTTACAAACACTAAAGCGTTGCCAACTTTAAACGGTCGCAAGGTTAGCGATATGCTATATGAAATGGATGTGGAGATAATATTCACTGATTTTAATTACAAAACGCCTAAAGGATATTTTAATCTTTTTCAGAATCAGTTTTACGAATTTTCCATTTTAGAATATATCGTTAATCACAATAAAAAGCAAGAAGACCATTACCTGATTTTGGATTCCGATTGCATATTTACCCGCTCGGTGGATGAAATATTTGCAGAAGCAAAACCTAACGGATTTATTTCTTTTGAAGATGCTGCAGCTACAGACTTGGTTATACATGGGTTGAGTCGTGTGGATATGAAACACCTCTATGAAGATTTATCTGGAGCTCCCGTGCCTGAAATTCCTGGATATCATTTAGGTGAATTTTTCTTGGCAAGTGTAAAAAATATTAATATTATTTTTGATGGTTTCAAAAAACTTTGGCCTGAATTAATGAGGCGATATGAGCTTGGTTTGCCTAAGTTTAATGAGGAAGCGCAAACGCTTAGCTACCTATATTATATCAATGACTTTAAAGCCAGTAAGAAAATAAATCATTTAAAAAGAATCTGGACTAACCCTGTTTTTTATAGAAATGTAGAATCAACAGATCCTGAGGTAGCAATTTGGCATTTACCATCTGAAAAAACTTACGGTTTAAATCGTTTGTATGATGTACTTGTGAAAAATTCACCAGAATATGGGATGAAAATAAACCATTTGGACTATGTTAAAACCATTAAGAAATGCCTGGGAATACCACATTTGGCCGTAACTAGAAAAATGGAATATTATATTTTGAGTTATTATAGAGCGCTTAGAAAAAGAGCAAAAAAATTTAGTTTTAAACCTAAAGCAGCTTTATGAAAATAGCCGTATTACTTGCTTGTTTTAATCGTAAAGAAAAAACTCTTTCCTGCTTGGAAAGTGTATACACGCAAGATTTGCCTAAAAATGTTGAACTTACCGTATACTTAACTGATGATAATTCTTCAGACGGAACCAGAGAAGCTGTTGCTGAAAGATATCCAAAAGTTAAAGTTTTTAAAGGAAGCGGAAGTTTATTTTGGGCAGGTGGAATGCGTAATTCATGGACAAATGCATTAGCCGCCCCTACTGATTATTTTTTTCTTCTAAACGATGATACCATTTTAGAAAAAAATGCCATTTCGAGACTTTTAGATCATTATAAAAAACCTTCATCAGTTTCTTCGATTGCGGTTGGTAGCACGTTCGATAGTGAAAATCAGGTTATATCGTATGGAGGTATAAAACTTTATAATCAAAAAAAAGTTCACTACCACAGCGTCTACAGCGAAGTTGAAACCATTGAATGCGACATGTCGAACGCTAATATCATGTTAGTGCCTACGGAAATTGTTCAAAAAATTGGGATTTTATCAGATAAATATACGCACAGTATTGCCGACCTGGATTATACTTTAAGAGCAAATAAAGCTGGCTTTAAAGTGGCTTTGGTGCCTGGCATTTTAGGTAGTTGTGCTGATGATCATGGAAACAATTGGAAATCATCAAATTCATCTTTAAGAGAAAGAATAAATTATTTAAAAAGCCCTAAAGGTTTAGCTTACAAGGAGTATTTAGGATTTATAAAAACACATTTCCCAAGTCATGTGCCTGAAGCATTTGTTAAACTTTGGCTAAAAACACTTTTCCCTGTTTTATGGGACAAATTTAAAAAATAGTAAATATGGAAAAGCGAATTATAATCGGTGTATTCTGTTACAATAGAGCTGCAAAATTAAAAAAATGCATCGAAGCTTTGTTAAAAAATCCAGAATGCGCATCAATGGATATTGTTTTTTTTAGCGACGGTTATAAAAAAGAAAGTGATAAACAAGCAATATTAGAGGTTAGGGCTTACATTGATTCCATAACAGGATTTAAAAGCGTAATTAAACATTACCGTGATCGTAATTTTAGTACTGGCCCGAACTTCCGTACCGGCTTAACTTTTCTAAGCGAAAATTATGATGAGTTTATTGTTGTGGAGGATGATTTAATAGTTTCGCCCAACTACATAAAGTATTTGTTAGATGGATTGGATTTCTACAGAAGCGATAAATCGGTTTTTTGCATTACCGCTTATGTGTTCCCTATTCATGCAGAAAATTATAAATATGATACCATTGTTTATAAGAGATTTTGCTCTTACGGTTGGGCAGGATGGGGAAATCGCTTCCCTAATTTAATTTGGGATGAGGATGAATTAGAGAATTTGATGAATACTTCTCCAGGATTTAAAAAAAGGCTAAATGCAGAAGGTCAGGATTTATACAGAATGTTGAAGAAACAAATTTCTGGCGTAATATCAACTTGGGATATTCAAATGCAAACCCACGTAGCAGAAAACCGCTTGAAAGTAATTTATCCAACTTTATCAAAAGTTAGCAACATCGGTTTTGATGATGAATCAACCAATACTTCAGGATTAAATTATTTAATTAGTCCTGTTGATGATGGTACTAAAAGAATCTTTAATTTCTGCGATGCAAATAATATTGTGCCTGCATTACAAGCTCAAATTAAAAAACCATATGGATTTAAATCGCTCGTAATTAGAAAATTGATTAACGAATTTTTAAAGTTTACAAATAGAATTAAGAAAGCTGGATAATGAAGGTACTGGTAGTTCATACTTATTACAAGCAGCGAGGAGGCGAAGATAGTGTAGTTGAAAATGAAATTGAACTGTTAAAAAGTAATAATATAACTGTCGAATTACTTAGTTTTTTTAACCAAGGAAACACGTTTTTAAAGTTTTTACAAAGTCCGTTCAATTATCAATCTTACAATATTACTTTAAAGAAATTAAATGAATTTAAGCCTGATATAGTTCATATTCATAACTTGCATTTCAGCGGATCTGTTGCCGTTTTATATGCCATAAAAAAATTAAAAATTCCGATTGTTATTACATTACATAACTACAGGCTTGTATGCCCATCAGGTAGTTTGTTTTATAAAGGGAAGCCGTTTTATAACTCTTTAAATGGCGGTTTCCCTTGGGCAGCAACAAAAATGGGTGTTTATCAGGATTCTAAATTTAAAACATTCTGGCTTTCGTTAACCATATATCTTCAGCAAAAATTAGGCATTTTAAATGATGTAGATAAATTTATTTTATTAGGTAAGCACTCAAAAGAGATCTTTTTAAAATCTCCATTAAAGCACCTTACAGACAGGATGATAATCAAGCCTAATTTTTCTCCAATTTCAGCTACAGATGTTTCTTTTCCAAAAACATCCAGTTTCCTTTTTATAGGGCGATTAACAGAAGAAAAAGGAATTAATGTTTTACTTAAGGCTTTCAAAGGAAGTGATCATAAAATAAAAATTGTTGGTACCGGACCGTTAGAAAGCCTTGTACAAGAATACTCAGCAAGCAACTTAAATATCGAGTTTTTAGGCGAACAAAATCGAGAAGAAGTTAATCACTTACTAGAAAAGTGTACTGCGCTTATTTTTCCGTCTATATGGTTTGAAACCTTCGGAATGGTGATAATAGAAGCATTTGCAAAAGGTAAACCAGTGATTGCCTCTAATTTAGGAAATATCTCGAACTTAATTAAAGATGGTTATAATGGTTATCTTTTCGAACCTGGAAGCGAAAACGATTTATATGAAAAGATAATTAGCTATATTAATTTAGATGAAAACACTAAAACTTTGCTAAGTTTTAATGCTAAGAAAAGTCACTTAGATTTATATTCGCCACAGGTTAATATAACGCAACTGCTAAAAATATATCAAGAAGCTATCACTACAAAACTTAATTTATTATAAGGAGCAGCTCACTAAGCTGCTCTTTGTGGTAACTGAGGTTTAAACGATTTATCTGAAGAAAATTTCTTCTTAAAAATCATATATAAATAAACCGGTCCGTAATAAAGATAACGCCTCCATAATCTTCTCGGTTCTTGAATAAATCTTCCAAGCCATTCTAAATGCATATCTATCCAAACCTGGCTTGGTCTTTCTACTGTACCAGCATAAAAATCAAAAACAGCACCTATTCCACAAACCAACTTAGCATCTATTTCTTGCTTGTGATCTATAGACCATTTTTCTTGCTTAGGAGCAGTTAAACCAACAAATAAAACATCCGGTTTAAATTCGTTAATAGAATTTATCATTTCCTCATTATCTGTATCGCTAAATTCTTGCGTAAAAGGTGGCGAATAAAAATTTGCCTGCAAGTCTGGATATTCGCGTTTTAAACGATTCTTAATCTTATCTAGTGTTGAAGAAGAAGAACCCAAGTAAAAACATTTGCCCTTGGTTTTATTCAAATATGATAACAAATATGCATGAAGATCAGCTCCCGATATTTTTTTTATTTTTTTCCCTGTTAGAAATCGTTCGGCCAAAACAATTCCATCTCCATCAGGCAATAGCACATCAGAATTCATTAAGGCTTTCTTAAATTCTTCATCCTGCTCTGCCATACAAAAAGAATACTGATTAATAGTATTAATCACCATTTTTTTCCCTAAAACAAATTCATTTAATGTTTTGGTATACAAATCGTAACCAACACCCATACTATTTAAATTGCTCATAAATTAGCCTGTAAATTCTACTATCAGATAATGGTCTTCAATTAATTAAATAACCGAATACCGCACTCCATAGGGAGTGTTTTTATACTTGTTTGTGCTTGGAGCTAGGCACATATTTTTTAAAAAAATCTGCAGTTTTTGGTGGTTAACGAGCCACTTAAACTCACTGATTTATATACTAAATTTAACAAATACAATTCCGCGAAGTAGGTGCGCTAACGTATTGAGCAATAAATGTAAAAGGGACACTTTTTCATTATCAAAACCTCTCAGTTATTATCACTAATAGTGTAAAACATACACAAAGTGAGCAAAAAATGTGGCCTTAAATATTCTTGATAATCCTTAAAAAAATTGGTTTTTTAGGACACTTTTTTCCTAAAAAAGGTGTGCTTTCCTATAAGTTGTAGAAATAATATTATCAGAAAATATTACAATATTTAAAATGTATATTTGAGAAGACAAATATGTATGTCCCAAGTTGGCTTCGATATTCATTTCAACTTTACATTGTCCCATATGAAAAAACTAATAATTGTTAGTGCACTAAGTGCACTTGCTTTGCTATCTTGTGAAAAGGTTCCATCGCCTACGCTTTTAAACGAACTCAATCCTCAATTGAGCAATAACATTCCTGAACAGCAATTTTTTAGCTATGGCTTGGTTGGAGATGGACAGACGGATAATACGCTCGCATTACAAACGCTTATTGACACCATAAAAAAACCCATTTATCTTAAGGCTGGTATTTACATCATAAATAAAACGATTAACCTTAAACCAGGCTCCCATATTTTTGGTGAAGAATCTACCGTAATCAAAGCAGGAAATAGCATGTCGGAATCATTATTAGAAAATGGTAGATACTTTTTAGCTGACAGGGCAGATAATGCCATTATAAATCGAATAAATTTTGGTCAATCAGATCGTCCTTATAATTGGAAAGAATGGAATAACGCTTGTATTTTTATTATAAACAGCAAAGAAGTTAAAATAGAAAACTGTTTGTTCGATTTCCATTTAGCCTATAGCAAAGTAGGTATGGAAGCTGTGTGGATAACCGGATCAAAGGCTCAGAATAATGTAATTAGAAATAATAAAATAATAACGCTCGGTATTAAGTATAGCGAAAATGGAGCTGATTATACTTTGGTAGAAAAAAATAATGTACTTAATTCTTTTTCTAATGCGCTTACTGCAAATGGCAATAATGATGCAGATAATATTATAGGCTGCAAAATAATTGGTAATACGATAACAAATTCTGGCAGAATGGCTATTGAAGATTGGGGCAATACCGATGGATCTTTTATTAGTAACAATATTGTAAATGGTACAGGAATGGATCCGCAGCAAGAGATTGATGGAATTGCTATTTCTGCTGTAGGATTGAATACAAGTGTTATTCAAAACCAAGTTTCTAACAGTAAAGTTTATGCGATTGAAGTACGAGGAAATTATGGCGTAAAAGTAACTGGAAACCTTTTAAAGGATAATCCTATATCTACAGGAATTATCCTAAATTATACTTTTCCTGCTCTTGGCAATGATTTGACCGCAGAAATTAAAGGAAATAACATCAGTAATAGTGCAATCGGTATTCACATTTTTGGAGAATATGAAGCAAAGGCCTTAATTACTGAAAATACCCTTATAAATAACATTAACAAAAGTATTAGTATTGAAAGTGCAGCGCAGAATTATAAATTAAATATCTCAAAAAATAGCTTTTTGTTTACCGAAAAAACTACTAAAGAAAGGTATGCTATATTTAGTTATAGTAGCTATAATCCTGGTGCTGCAAATCAGATTATAAATATTTCTTCTGATACACTCACTTATAATGCTTCTGCTGGTGGTGGATCAGGTACCGATTTCGGCATTGTAATCCGTACAGATAAAGCAATCATTGATCAGGTTATAATTCAGGGTAATAATAACAAAACAACTTCAGGATCAGCAATTAATGCTATTACAACTTTTGGAGGAAAACCAATAGATGTAATGATTAGAAACAGTAAAGTATATGGTGCATCAGTTGATTTAAATGGCTTTAAAAATGCATCATTAAGTGGAAATAATTTTTAGAAAACCGTTATCAATAAAAAAACTTCAACAAATCATAACTTATGACCAGTTGAAGTTTTAATCTATCCCTATTTTAGAATGTTATTTAGACATTTCTTTAATTGCAATCTCTACTCTCCTATTTTTTTGTCTACCAGCCGCAGTTTTATTTGTTGCAATTGGAACAGTACTACCAAATGGTGTAGTAACGATACGGTCTGCCTTAACACCTTTGCTTACTAAATACTCTTTAATGCTATTTGCTCTCTTATCAGATAATACCCAGTTGTACTTATACCTACCTATAGAATCTGTATGACCACTTAAAGATAAGGCATAGTTGTTTTCTTTAACCTCATCAGCTAGTTTATTCAAATTCGTATAATAAGCACCTCTAATAGATGGTTTATTAAAATCATATTCCAGATTTTTTGTTAATGCTGCTAAAATAGCTTTCGTTCTTAATAATTTGCTTGCCTTAGCGTCAACACTGATCGTTTTCGAGTTAACACTTAGAAAAAACAGAAATAATACAGGCAAAATGGCGATGATACTTTTGGTTTTCATAAGTTTAAATTTTAAATTATACAATAAAAGATTTTTGTTGAGTGTTAATATTTACGATGGTAAACAATAAAGAACGTGTGGTTATCTTGAATCTAAAAGCTGATCTAAAATATTATATAAAGAAAAATAAATAATGCTTTCTTTTAAAATTTTAAGGTTTACAGTTTTAGATCATATTGTTACTCAACTATGCAGGTTTTTGTGATGAAACGTAAATTAATAGGCATCTTAAACTTAAAATATATGTAACTGGGAAAAGGGAATTTATAAAAATTAACGAATTATAAAGCATAAAACCTAATAGTTGTAACCACATAGTAAATAGTAGTTAGAGATATTTTCGTTTTGAAGTGATCAATAAAGCAAGGTTAACCTCGGCTAAGGTGATGCAAAGGTGAAGCGGGCTTATAACAGAAGATATGTTATAAAATAAATTTCAACAAAAATGGAGTTTTGATGGCTTTATGGGAATGACTAAAATTTAAACTTTGTCATCATCCTTATAACTGTAGTATCTTTTATTTGCAAAAATTAAATGATCTACAACGTAAAGACCTAGCATTATTCCTGATGCAACTAAATCCCTGGTAAGTTTATTATCGCTATCACTTGGCATTAAGTTACCGGATGGATGATTGTGAGCTAAAACTATATTTGCTGCGTTATTTTCTATTGCAACTTTGAATATTATTTTCGGATCGGCCACGGTTCCAGCTTGCCCGCCTTTGCTGATTAAATATTTGCCTATTATATGATTGGATCTATTCAATAAAAGAATCCAGAATTCTTCATGATTTAGATGGGAGAAAGTAGCGTTTAAATATTTAAAAACATCATTTGATGTAGTAACTTGAATAACTTGTTCTTCAAGTGTTTCTTTTCGGCGTAACCCAAGTTCCAATGCAGCCACAATTGAAATAGCCTTAGCCTCTCCTATTCCTTTAAATTTTGAAAGGTCAGGAATTGATGCTTTGCCTAGCTTTGTTAAATTATTTTCGTAAAAAACTAAAATGCGTTTACTTAGATCTACTGCAGATTCATTTTTATTACCAGAACTGATTAAAATCGCAATCAATTCTGCATCAGTTAAATGCCTTCTGCCATGCAGTAAAAGTTTTTCTCTTGGTCTATCTTCTTCAGCCCAAAGTTTTATTCCTAATTTTTGTTCGTAGTCTGCCATTTTTCCGAAAATAAAAAAGGCATCCCAACTTTGGTTGGGATGCCTTTTACTAATATCGTAAAAAAAAGCTTAACTTAAAGCATTAACAAATTTAGTTAATTTCGATTTGTTGTTTGCAGCTTTATTTTTATGAATAATATTCTTTTTAGCCAAACGATCTAACATAGAGATTACTTTAGGCAATAAATCTGATGCAGATTTTTTATCTTCTGCAGCACGTAACCTTTTAATAAAGGTACGAGTAGTTTTTGCCTGATATCTGTTACGTAAACGTTTTGTAGCGTTTGCTCTAATTCTTTTTAATGAAGATTTATGATTTGCCATTATAATTTAGCCTTTATTTTTTCTTATTCGTTCCCTATAATTCGGGTTGCAAATATATGATTAATGTTTTTAAATGCAAAACACTTTGAGTATTTATTTCTAATAATTTTCTTTATAATTTTAAATGCTTTAAATATGCCTTTATCAATAAAGTTAATCAATAATGTGGTTATTTTAGGATAGCACATTTAAAATGCTATTTTTGGGAAACGAATTTTGAGTGAAAAAACGAATAGCCATATTTGCTTCAGGTTCGGGCTCTAATGCCCAAAAACTGATGGAGCATTTTAAACGCAGTAACGAGATAGAGATTTCCTTAGTTTTAACAAATAATGCCGAAGCTTATGTTTTGCAGAGAGCAGATAACTTCGAAATTCCCAGCCATATTTTTGATAAGCATGAATTTTATAAAACCGATGTTATAACCGATTTACTTAAGAATTTGGATATAGATTTTATTGTTTTGGCTGGATTTTTATGGCTAATTCCAAAAAATCTAATCGAAGCTTATCCAGGTCGGATTGTTAATATTCACCCAGCAATACTGCCTAAATTTGGTGGAAAGGGCATGTTTGGCGATCATGTTCATAATGCTGTTATGCTGGCCGGCGAATCGGAAGGCGGCATTACCATCCATTATGTGGATGAAAATTATGATGAAGGTGAATACATTTACCAGGCAAAGTATAAAATAGATAAATCCGATAACCTAGAAATGATAAAATTTAAAGGTCAGCAGTTAGAACATCAGCACTACCCAAGAATTATTGAAGCTGTTGTAAAGAAAATCAAAAAATAATTTAACTGTTGTACACTTTAAATTTTCCTCTTTAAAACGTTAAAGCATTATTTAAATCTTATTGCTTTAACAGGCGAAACTTTGCTAATCAGCAGCGAAGGGATGATAAGTACGGTTAAACAAACTACCACAGTTACTGCATTTAGTAATAACACATCAACAAAATGTATCTCTATTGGTGCATAAGCCAAGAAATATGAAGTTTGGTTGAGTTTAAAAATATGTGTGGCCTGTTGAAAAAAGCCGAGCCCTAGTCCTAAAATATTGCCGAGCAAAAGGCCAATGCCGATTAAATAAGCAGCATTATATAAAAATATTTTCATTATACTAAAATTGGTGGCTCCAAAGGCTTTTAACATCCCTATCATATTTGTACGCTCCAAAATCATAATTAAGAGTGCGGTAACCATGTTAATTACGCCGACAATTAACATTAAAATTAGCAGTACGCGTGTATTTACATCCAATAGGCTTAACCAGGTAAAGATGTTTGGAAAGTTTTCTTCAATAGAATAAGATCTCAAATTTCTTGGGATTTTCTCAAAAATATCGTCGGAAATAATTCTCAGTTTACTAAAATCCTTTATTTTAATTTCCACTCCGCCAATTTCATTTGGCTTCCAATTATTAAGTCTCTTTACAATGTTTAGGTTTCCGAGTACAAAACCTTTATCAATATCTTCTACTCCAATATCATAAACACCAACAATTTTAAATTTCCTCGGGCGGAGTTGGTTTTGCACAAAGTACATGA is drawn from Pedobacter mucosus and contains these coding sequences:
- a CDS encoding glycosyltransferase family 2 protein, yielding MKIAVLLACFNRKEKTLSCLESVYTQDLPKNVELTVYLTDDNSSDGTREAVAERYPKVKVFKGSGSLFWAGGMRNSWTNALAAPTDYFFLLNDDTILEKNAISRLLDHYKKPSSVSSIAVGSTFDSENQVISYGGIKLYNQKKVHYHSVYSEVETIECDMSNANIMLVPTEIVQKIGILSDKYTHSIADLDYTLRANKAGFKVALVPGILGSCADDHGNNWKSSNSSLRERINYLKSPKGLAYKEYLGFIKTHFPSHVPEAFVKLWLKTLFPVLWDKFKK
- a CDS encoding glycosyltransferase produces the protein MEKRIIIGVFCYNRAAKLKKCIEALLKNPECASMDIVFFSDGYKKESDKQAILEVRAYIDSITGFKSVIKHYRDRNFSTGPNFRTGLTFLSENYDEFIVVEDDLIVSPNYIKYLLDGLDFYRSDKSVFCITAYVFPIHAENYKYDTIVYKRFCSYGWAGWGNRFPNLIWDEDELENLMNTSPGFKKRLNAEGQDLYRMLKKQISGVISTWDIQMQTHVAENRLKVIYPTLSKVSNIGFDDESTNTSGLNYLISPVDDGTKRIFNFCDANNIVPALQAQIKKPYGFKSLVIRKLINEFLKFTNRIKKAG
- a CDS encoding glycosyltransferase; this translates as MKVLVVHTYYKQRGGEDSVVENEIELLKSNNITVELLSFFNQGNTFLKFLQSPFNYQSYNITLKKLNEFKPDIVHIHNLHFSGSVAVLYAIKKLKIPIVITLHNYRLVCPSGSLFYKGKPFYNSLNGGFPWAATKMGVYQDSKFKTFWLSLTIYLQQKLGILNDVDKFILLGKHSKEIFLKSPLKHLTDRMIIKPNFSPISATDVSFPKTSSFLFIGRLTEEKGINVLLKAFKGSDHKIKIVGTGPLESLVQEYSASNLNIEFLGEQNREEVNHLLEKCTALIFPSIWFETFGMVIIEAFAKGKPVIASNLGNISNLIKDGYNGYLFEPGSENDLYEKIISYINLDENTKTLLSFNAKKSHLDLYSPQVNITQLLKIYQEAITTKLNLL
- a CDS encoding WecB/TagA/CpsF family glycosyltransferase — protein: MSNLNSMGVGYDLYTKTLNEFVLGKKMVINTINQYSFCMAEQDEEFKKALMNSDVLLPDGDGIVLAERFLTGKKIKKISGADLHAYLLSYLNKTKGKCFYLGSSSSTLDKIKNRLKREYPDLQANFYSPPFTQEFSDTDNEEMINSINEFKPDVLFVGLTAPKQEKWSIDHKQEIDAKLVCGIGAVFDFYAGTVERPSQVWIDMHLEWLGRFIQEPRRLWRRYLYYGPVYLYMIFKKKFSSDKSFKPQLPQRAA
- a CDS encoding glycoside hydrolase family 55 protein gives rise to the protein MKKLIIVSALSALALLSCEKVPSPTLLNELNPQLSNNIPEQQFFSYGLVGDGQTDNTLALQTLIDTIKKPIYLKAGIYIINKTINLKPGSHIFGEESTVIKAGNSMSESLLENGRYFLADRADNAIINRINFGQSDRPYNWKEWNNACIFIINSKEVKIENCLFDFHLAYSKVGMEAVWITGSKAQNNVIRNNKIITLGIKYSENGADYTLVEKNNVLNSFSNALTANGNNDADNIIGCKIIGNTITNSGRMAIEDWGNTDGSFISNNIVNGTGMDPQQEIDGIAISAVGLNTSVIQNQVSNSKVYAIEVRGNYGVKVTGNLLKDNPISTGIILNYTFPALGNDLTAEIKGNNISNSAIGIHIFGEYEAKALITENTLINNINKSISIESAAQNYKLNISKNSFLFTEKTTKERYAIFSYSSYNPGAANQIINISSDTLTYNASAGGGSGTDFGIVIRTDKAIIDQVIIQGNNNKTTSGSAINAITTFGGKPIDVMIRNSKVYGASVDLNGFKNASLSGNNF
- a CDS encoding OmpA family protein — translated: MKTKSIIAILPVLFLFFLSVNSKTISVDAKASKLLRTKAILAALTKNLEYDFNKPSIRGAYYTNLNKLADEVKENNYALSLSGHTDSIGRYKYNWVLSDKRANSIKEYLVSKGVKADRIVTTPFGSTVPIATNKTAAGRQKNRRVEIAIKEMSK
- the radC gene encoding RadC family protein, with amino-acid sequence MADYEQKLGIKLWAEEDRPREKLLLHGRRHLTDAELIAILISSGNKNESAVDLSKRILVFYENNLTKLGKASIPDLSKFKGIGEAKAISIVAALELGLRRKETLEEQVIQVTTSNDVFKYLNATFSHLNHEEFWILLLNRSNHIIGKYLISKGGQAGTVADPKIIFKVAIENNAANIVLAHNHPSGNLMPSDSDNKLTRDLVASGIMLGLYVVDHLIFANKRYYSYKDDDKV
- the rpsT gene encoding 30S ribosomal protein S20 gives rise to the protein MANHKSSLKRIRANATKRLRNRYQAKTTRTFIKRLRAAEDKKSASDLLPKVISMLDRLAKKNIIHKNKAANNKSKLTKFVNALS
- a CDS encoding phosphoribosylglycinamide formyltransferase; translation: MKKRIAIFASGSGSNAQKLMEHFKRSNEIEISLVLTNNAEAYVLQRADNFEIPSHIFDKHEFYKTDVITDLLKNLDIDFIVLAGFLWLIPKNLIEAYPGRIVNIHPAILPKFGGKGMFGDHVHNAVMLAGESEGGITIHYVDENYDEGEYIYQAKYKIDKSDNLEMIKFKGQQLEHQHYPRIIEAVVKKIKK
- a CDS encoding ABC transporter permease; its protein translation is MNFEYFIAGRIAIKSERTFSKLIVRIAIAGVMLSLAVMILSIAIIKGFKTEIQDKVRGYLGDVQITRYDLNNSFEHSPFTLDQETANLLKSNPNIKYFYPFATKPAILSANNEIEGINFKGVDKTYNWDYIKQHIISGTIIDFSDSTAAMQELLISNYTANRLKLKTGDDFIMYFVQNQLRPRKFKIVGVYDIGVEDIDKGFVLGNLNIVKRLNNWKPNEIGGVEIKIKDFSKLRIISDDIFEKIPRNLRSYSIEENFPNIFTWLSLLDVNTRVLLILMLIVGVINMVTALLIMILERTNMIGMLKAFGATNFSIMKIFLYNAAYLIGIGLLLGNILGLGLGFFQQATHIFKLNQTSYFLAYAPIEIHFVDVLLLNAVTVVVCLTVLIIPSLLISKVSPVKAIRFK